From the Lepus europaeus isolate LE1 chromosome 12, mLepTim1.pri, whole genome shotgun sequence genome, one window contains:
- the LOC133771344 gene encoding small ribosomal subunit protein eS27-like, whose product MPLAKDLLHPSPEEEKRKHKKKRLVQSPNSYFMDVKCPGCYKITTVFSHAQTVVLCVGCSTVLCQPTGGKAMLTEGYSFRRKQH is encoded by the coding sequence ATGCCTCTCGCAAAGGATCTCCTGCATCCCTCTCCCGAAGAGGAGAAGAGGAAACACAAGAAGAAGCGCCTGGTGCAGAGCCCCAATTCCTACTTCATGGACGTGAAGTGCCCAGGATGCTATAAAATCACCACGGTTTTCAGCCATGCACAAACGGTAGTTTTGTGcgttggctgctccactgtccTCTGCCAGCCCACAGGAGGAAAAGCAATGCTTACAGAAGGATATTCCTTCAGGAGGAAGCAGCACTGA